Proteins from a single region of Streptomyces sp. TN58:
- a CDS encoding SDR family oxidoreductase produces the protein MLLRGKTVIVSGVGAGLGHQVAAAVVRDGGNAVLGARTEANLAKCAAEIDPGGARTAHRPTDIADEAQCEALAALARERFGGVDAVVHVAAWDSYFGGLEDADFGTWQQVLDVNLLGTLRMTRACLPALKERGGSVVVIGTQSAVAAPNEVRQAAYAASKGALTSAMYSMARELGPYRIRVNTVLPGWMWGPPVQAFVTFTAHTEGVPESEVHARLTERMALPDLATDGDVADAAVFLASDRARAITGQSLLVNAGELMR, from the coding sequence GTGCTGTTGCGAGGGAAGACCGTCATCGTCTCCGGCGTCGGGGCCGGGCTCGGGCATCAGGTGGCCGCCGCCGTCGTGCGGGACGGCGGGAACGCCGTGCTCGGGGCGCGGACCGAGGCGAACCTCGCCAAGTGCGCCGCCGAGATCGACCCCGGCGGCGCCCGCACCGCGCACCGGCCGACCGACATCGCCGACGAGGCCCAGTGCGAGGCGCTCGCCGCCCTCGCGCGGGAGCGGTTCGGAGGCGTCGACGCCGTCGTGCACGTCGCCGCCTGGGACTCGTACTTCGGCGGGCTGGAGGACGCCGACTTCGGCACCTGGCAGCAGGTCCTCGACGTGAACCTCCTCGGGACCCTGCGCATGACCCGCGCCTGCCTGCCCGCGCTCAAGGAGCGCGGCGGATCCGTCGTCGTCATCGGGACGCAGTCCGCCGTCGCCGCGCCCAACGAGGTGCGGCAGGCCGCATACGCCGCCTCCAAGGGGGCGCTGACCTCCGCCATGTACTCCATGGCGCGCGAGCTCGGCCCGTACCGGATCCGCGTCAACACCGTGCTGCCGGGCTGGATGTGGGGGCCGCCCGTTCAGGCCTTCGTCACCTTCACCGCCCACACCGAGGGTGTCCCCGAGTCCGAGGTGCACGCCCGCCTCACCGAGCGCATGGCGCTGCCCGATCTCGCCACCGACGGGGACGTCGCCGACGCCGCCGTGTTCCTCGCCTCCGACCGCGCTCGGGCGATAACCGGCCAATCGTTGCTGGTCAACGCCGGTGAGCTGATGAGATGA
- a CDS encoding amphi-Trp domain-containing protein, which translates to MKDLKFEQKSSLSRLEAADQLSALAEALRRGGNAELELGPGTMSLRIPDELSTEIEVEVGDGEIEMEIELKWPTGTSTATARSGAAS; encoded by the coding sequence GTGAAGGACCTCAAGTTCGAGCAGAAGAGCTCCCTTTCACGCCTGGAGGCCGCCGATCAGCTCTCCGCCCTCGCGGAGGCCTTGCGGCGTGGCGGCAACGCCGAACTGGAACTCGGCCCCGGCACGATGAGCCTGCGGATCCCCGACGAACTCAGTACCGAGATCGAGGTCGAGGTCGGCGACGGGGAGATCGAGATGGAGATCGAGCTCAAGTGGCCCACCGGCACATCCACCGCCACCGCGCGGTCCGGGGCCGCGTCATAG
- a CDS encoding putative T7SS-secreted protein, translated as MTDWGALVDKGLDKIENGVDSAKRVIGHGVDRATDEIGGVLDRVGAHGWADTVEDFGDDLASSMGASIREQELGESEQAEELVHGKPSAIRASATHLTDFQAAFERVGQGMKALDSDRWKGQAADAFRERFAMHPADWLRASDACEAAAGALTRYADMVEWAQKQAQEAIALYKASVKATKEAHEAHVAKEKAYVAASEAGRDPGPEPVEGVDPGAAGRKRAKEVLNEARRQRDEAASTAERSLNAAMEHAPAEPPPTDRLLAGLADYAGSEAVELNHFVGGVAKGAAGTLNFARGLNPIDVYTVTHPADYQQNVNMTLAGLVSTASHPERIPGPLIDSYMADSSEFKGRLLPDLLGPKGFTTARTAMRFADNAAGRAASKEAAQAAAKAKAEAEAAAAAREKAKLKCNGDPVDVATGRMVLPQTDLTLPGSLPLVLSRTFESSYRAGRWFGPSWASTIDQRLEIDEEGVILVREDGSLLVYPRPEPGVPALPGHGQQWPLTLDADGGYTVTDSDSGHVRHFTPEGLLTQLDDRNGAWITFDHDEAGTPTAVSHSGGYEIRLASSDGRITGLSFADGTEVLRYAYTEGHLTHVTNSSGRPLRFGYDDLGRITSWTDTNGRQFDYVYDDQHRCIAQSGTNGHLNVRFAYGDGFTTYTDSLGHETRYLVDDRAQVVAEIDPAGATTRHTYDAFNRRLTQTDPLGHTTRHVYDEQGRLASLVRPDGREVRAEYDALGLPVTVFHPDGRITRMTYDARGNRTSSTDPFGATHRYTYDARGHLATVTDPLGAVTKVRCDAAGLPLEITDPLGGTTRYTRDTFGRPTTVTDPLGLTTVLTWSVEGRLLGREMPDGATESWTYDGEGNCTVHTDPVGGVTLSQYGDFDLLTSRTGPDGVRYSFTHDTELRLTEVTNPQGLTWTYTYDQAGRLASETDFDGRTLTYAYDAAGRLTSRTNALGATTSYGHDALSRLLRKETADGVTSYEYDVFDGLARAVSPDGTTLTLERDRYGRLVSETVDGRTLAYAYDAAGRRARRTTPAGAVSEWTYDAAGRRSAVNASGRTLTFERDAAGRERTRNIGAGIDLVQEYDPVGRLTDQRLVGQDGRTLQRRGYSYRADGSLTAVDDALGGLRTFTLDAAARVTGVDADNWSERYAYDDAGNQTAAAWPDRHPGAEARGDRSYTGTRITRAGTVRYEHDALGRIVLRQKTRLSRKPDSWHYEWDAEDRLSGVTTPDGTRWRYRYDALSRRTAKQRLAPTGEVAEEVLFTWDGTTLCEQREGPVTLTWTHHGLHPLAQAESVVGSTDDRFFAIVTDLIGTPRELVDESGEIAWRARSTLWGSTTWTRDATAYTPLRFPGQYYDPESGLHHNYFRTYDPETARYLTPDPLGLAGSENPYWYGPHPYEWIDPFGLALCHAKPRLEDGTPKEGWQHIDERHISGTHSSGHGDLMPPTTTREQVQAAAEKVLEKGTRISEPDRRIQTFEKRMVVNGMRARYRLVVDSMDGNRIITFFPVGKSYVP; from the coding sequence ATGACGGACTGGGGCGCCCTGGTCGACAAGGGCCTGGACAAGATCGAGAACGGCGTCGACTCGGCGAAAAGGGTCATCGGCCACGGGGTGGACAGAGCCACCGACGAGATCGGCGGCGTCCTCGACCGCGTCGGTGCGCACGGGTGGGCGGACACGGTCGAGGACTTCGGCGACGACCTCGCATCCAGTATGGGCGCGTCCATCCGGGAGCAGGAGCTCGGCGAGAGCGAACAAGCCGAGGAGCTGGTCCACGGCAAGCCGTCGGCGATCCGGGCCTCGGCGACCCACCTCACCGACTTCCAGGCCGCTTTCGAGCGGGTTGGCCAGGGCATGAAGGCCCTCGACTCCGACCGGTGGAAGGGGCAGGCCGCCGACGCGTTCCGCGAGAGGTTCGCGATGCACCCGGCCGACTGGCTGCGCGCCTCGGATGCGTGCGAGGCGGCCGCCGGCGCGCTCACCCGGTACGCGGACATGGTCGAGTGGGCGCAGAAGCAGGCCCAGGAGGCCATCGCGCTGTACAAGGCCTCGGTGAAGGCGACGAAGGAGGCTCACGAGGCGCACGTCGCGAAGGAGAAGGCCTACGTAGCCGCCTCGGAGGCAGGCCGCGATCCGGGTCCGGAGCCGGTGGAAGGGGTGGACCCGGGTGCGGCCGGGCGCAAGCGAGCCAAGGAAGTGCTCAACGAGGCGCGCAGGCAGCGGGATGAGGCGGCCTCGACGGCGGAGCGGAGTCTCAACGCCGCCATGGAGCACGCTCCAGCCGAGCCGCCCCCGACGGACCGGTTGCTGGCCGGGCTCGCCGACTACGCGGGCTCGGAGGCAGTCGAACTCAACCACTTCGTGGGCGGTGTGGCCAAGGGCGCGGCGGGAACGCTGAACTTCGCACGAGGTCTGAACCCGATCGACGTGTACACCGTGACGCACCCCGCCGACTACCAGCAGAACGTCAACATGACGCTGGCGGGTCTCGTCTCGACGGCCTCGCACCCCGAACGCATCCCCGGTCCGCTGATCGACAGTTACATGGCGGACTCCAGCGAGTTCAAGGGCCGTCTCCTCCCTGATCTCCTCGGACCGAAGGGCTTCACGACAGCACGGACGGCGATGCGGTTCGCCGACAACGCAGCGGGCCGGGCAGCGAGCAAGGAGGCGGCCCAGGCCGCCGCGAAGGCGAAGGCGGAGGCCGAGGCCGCGGCTGCCGCCCGCGAGAAAGCCAAGCTGAAATGCAATGGCGACCCCGTCGACGTGGCGACCGGCCGCATGGTCCTGCCGCAGACGGACCTGACTCTGCCCGGCTCGCTGCCGCTCGTGCTCAGCCGGACCTTCGAGTCCTCGTACCGGGCGGGACGCTGGTTCGGCCCGTCCTGGGCGTCCACGATCGATCAGCGCCTGGAGATCGACGAGGAAGGCGTGATCCTCGTCCGCGAGGACGGCAGCCTGCTCGTCTACCCCCGACCCGAGCCGGGCGTGCCCGCACTGCCCGGCCACGGCCAGCAGTGGCCGCTCACACTCGACGCGGACGGCGGGTACACCGTCACCGACTCCGACTCCGGCCATGTCCGCCACTTCACGCCCGAAGGTCTCCTGACCCAGCTCGACGACCGCAACGGCGCCTGGATCACCTTCGACCACGACGAGGCGGGTACCCCGACCGCCGTCTCACACAGCGGTGGTTACGAGATACGCCTGGCCTCGTCCGACGGCCGAATTACCGGCCTTTCTTTCGCCGACGGCACCGAGGTACTCCGCTACGCGTACACGGAGGGCCACCTCACCCACGTCACCAACTCCTCCGGACGCCCCCTCCGATTCGGCTACGACGACCTCGGCCGGATCACCTCCTGGACCGACACAAACGGCAGGCAATTCGACTACGTCTACGACGACCAGCACCGCTGCATCGCCCAGTCCGGCACCAACGGCCACCTGAACGTCCGGTTCGCCTACGGGGACGGCTTCACCACCTACACCGATTCCCTCGGCCACGAGACCCGGTACCTGGTCGACGACCGTGCGCAGGTCGTCGCGGAGATCGACCCTGCGGGAGCGACCACCCGCCACACATACGACGCGTTCAACCGCCGTCTGACCCAAACGGATCCGCTGGGCCACACGACTCGCCACGTCTACGACGAACAGGGCCGTCTCGCCTCTCTGGTCCGGCCGGACGGCCGCGAGGTGCGTGCGGAGTACGACGCTCTCGGTCTGCCGGTGACGGTGTTCCACCCGGACGGCCGCATCACGCGCATGACGTACGACGCCCGCGGCAACCGCACATCCTCCACCGACCCGTTCGGAGCCACCCACCGCTACACCTACGACGCGCGCGGACACCTGGCCACGGTGACGGACCCCCTGGGGGCAGTCACGAAGGTGCGGTGCGACGCGGCAGGTCTGCCGCTGGAGATCACCGACCCGCTGGGCGGGACGACCCGCTACACGCGCGACACCTTCGGCCGCCCGACCACCGTCACCGACCCCCTCGGCCTGACCACCGTCCTGACGTGGAGCGTGGAAGGCCGGCTGCTGGGCCGCGAGATGCCGGACGGCGCCACGGAGTCCTGGACGTACGACGGAGAGGGCAACTGCACCGTCCACACCGACCCGGTCGGAGGGGTGACTCTCTCCCAATACGGCGACTTCGACCTCCTCACGTCCCGTACCGGCCCGGACGGAGTCCGCTACTCGTTCACGCACGACACCGAACTCCGTCTCACCGAAGTCACCAACCCCCAGGGGTTGACCTGGACCTACACCTATGACCAGGCGGGCCGCCTCGCATCCGAAACGGACTTCGACGGCCGCACGCTGACCTACGCATACGACGCCGCCGGCCGCCTCACATCTCGCACGAACGCGCTCGGTGCGACGACGAGCTACGGTCACGACGCCCTCTCCCGCCTTCTCCGGAAGGAGACAGCGGACGGCGTCACCTCGTACGAATACGACGTCTTCGACGGGCTCGCCCGGGCCGTCTCACCGGATGGCACCACACTGACCCTGGAGCGGGACCGGTACGGCCGTCTCGTCTCGGAGACGGTGGACGGCCGCACGCTGGCGTACGCGTACGACGCCGCGGGCCGCAGGGCCCGCCGTACCACCCCTGCGGGAGCGGTCTCGGAATGGACGTACGACGCTGCGGGCCGCCGCAGCGCCGTCAATGCGTCGGGCCGAACCCTGACCTTCGAGCGGGACGCCGCGGGCCGGGAGCGGACCCGCAACATCGGCGCTGGCATCGACCTGGTGCAGGAGTACGACCCCGTCGGACGCCTCACCGACCAGCGCCTGGTGGGCCAGGACGGCCGCACACTCCAGCGCCGCGGCTACAGCTACCGCGCCGACGGCTCCCTGACGGCGGTCGACGACGCCCTGGGCGGCCTGCGTACCTTCACTCTGGACGCTGCAGCCCGCGTCACCGGCGTCGACGCCGACAACTGGTCCGAGCGCTACGCCTACGACGACGCCGGCAACCAGACGGCTGCGGCCTGGCCGGACCGCCACCCGGGGGCGGAGGCACGGGGCGACCGCTCGTACACCGGCACCCGAATCACCCGTGCCGGCACGGTCCGGTACGAACACGACGCCCTGGGCCGCATCGTCCTCCGCCAGAAGACGCGCCTCTCCCGCAAGCCCGACAGCTGGCACTACGAGTGGGACGCCGAGGACCGCTTGTCCGGGGTCACCACCCCGGACGGGACGCGCTGGCGCTACCGCTACGACGCCCTGTCGCGCCGCACGGCCAAGCAGCGCCTGGCCCCTACCGGCGAGGTGGCGGAGGAGGTCCTGTTCACGTGGGACGGCACCACCCTCTGCGAGCAGCGGGAGGGCCCCGTCACCCTCACCTGGACCCACCACGGCCTGCATCCCCTCGCCCAGGCGGAGAGTGTCGTCGGCTCGACGGACGACCGCTTCTTCGCCATCGTGACGGACCTGATCGGCACCCCGCGGGAGCTCGTCGACGAGTCGGGCGAGATCGCCTGGCGCGCCCGCTCCACGCTCTGGGGCTCCACCACCTGGACGCGCGACGCCACGGCCTACACGCCGCTCCGCTTCCCCGGCCAGTACTACGACCCCGAGTCGGGCCTCCACCACAACTACTTCCGCACCTACGACCCCGAAACGGCCCGCTACCTCACCCCGGACCCCCTGGGCCTGGCGGGCAGCGAAAACCCTTATTGGTACGGCCCCCACCCTTACGAGTGGATCGACCCGTTCGGCCTGGCCCTATGCCACGCGAAACCAAGGTTGGAGGACGGGACCCCGAAGGAAGGGTGGCAGCACATCGATGAGCGTCACATATCCGGGACCCACTCTTCCGGGCATGGAGACCTCATGCCTCCAACCACCACAAGGGAGCAGGTTCAGGCAGCTGCGGAGAAGGTCCTTGAGAAGGGGACCCGGATATCCGAACCTGATCGCCGAATACAGACGTTCGAGAAGAGGATGGTGGTCAACGGCATGAGGGCGAGATATCGACTGGTGGTCGACTCGATGGACGGCAACCGGATCATCACCTTCTTCCCCGTAGGAAAGTCATACGTTCCATGA
- a CDS encoding diacylglycerol/lipid kinase family protein encodes MSHSQPAGVPPRARLFALLALVCALGAVVVLAAAGQRGGLVVVVVGVAGAALTAMGTWWVVAHRGPVRLAGALLAVAAPVAILVVYARADLWPTALAAIAVWAAAVVCARTALRAARPPAGMRAVPAERPRKPVLIMNPKSGGGKVGRFGLVEKAEALGARVVLLDPEVVTDVAAVARRAVAEGADLLGVAGGDGTQARVAEVAAENELPFLVVSAGTRNHFAMDLGLDREDPARCLDALTDGEELRVDLGFAGGRAFVNTASFGVYAEVVQLPEYRDAKADSALNALPDLLLGYAGRTLEAATDEMRLEAQQALLVSNNPYSSPEPMSVGARRARLDLGMLGVVGIRVNNAAQAADVALRGARAAGLRVLTSRQVVIRSDAGSVPVAVDGEALTLPTPVTCSIRPGALRVRVPRERPGAPAAGPPMQWRDVLALAFDRSRPGAW; translated from the coding sequence ATGTCGCACTCGCAGCCTGCCGGCGTGCCGCCGCGCGCCCGGCTGTTCGCCCTGCTGGCGCTGGTCTGTGCGCTGGGCGCGGTGGTGGTGTTGGCGGCGGCCGGTCAGCGCGGCGGGCTGGTCGTCGTCGTGGTCGGCGTGGCCGGCGCGGCGCTCACCGCCATGGGGACCTGGTGGGTGGTCGCCCACCGCGGACCCGTCCGGCTGGCCGGGGCGTTGCTGGCCGTGGCCGCCCCCGTCGCCATCCTCGTCGTCTACGCCCGGGCCGACCTGTGGCCCACGGCGCTGGCCGCCATCGCGGTGTGGGCCGCCGCCGTGGTGTGCGCGCGGACGGCGCTGCGTGCCGCGCGGCCGCCCGCCGGCATGCGGGCGGTCCCCGCCGAACGCCCGCGGAAGCCGGTGCTGATCATGAATCCGAAGTCCGGCGGCGGGAAGGTCGGCCGCTTCGGCCTCGTCGAGAAGGCCGAGGCCTTGGGCGCCCGCGTGGTGCTGCTGGACCCGGAGGTCGTGACGGACGTCGCCGCCGTCGCCCGCCGGGCGGTGGCCGAGGGCGCGGACCTGCTCGGGGTGGCGGGCGGTGACGGAACCCAGGCCCGGGTGGCCGAGGTGGCGGCCGAGAACGAGCTGCCGTTCCTGGTGGTCTCCGCCGGGACCAGGAACCACTTCGCCATGGACCTCGGCCTGGACCGCGAGGACCCGGCCCGGTGCCTGGACGCGCTGACGGACGGCGAGGAGCTCAGGGTCGACCTGGGCTTCGCCGGGGGCCGCGCCTTCGTGAACACGGCCTCCTTCGGCGTCTACGCGGAGGTCGTGCAGCTCCCGGAGTACCGGGACGCCAAGGCGGACTCGGCGCTGAACGCCCTGCCCGACCTGCTCCTCGGCTACGCCGGACGCACCCTCGAAGCGGCGACCGACGAGATGCGACTGGAAGCCCAGCAGGCGCTGCTGGTCAGCAACAACCCCTACTCGTCCCCGGAGCCGATGTCGGTGGGCGCCCGCCGGGCCCGCCTCGACCTCGGCATGCTGGGCGTCGTCGGGATCCGCGTCAACAACGCCGCCCAGGCGGCCGACGTGGCGCTGCGCGGCGCACGGGCGGCGGGCCTGCGCGTCCTGACCTCCCGGCAGGTCGTGATCAGGTCGGACGCCGGGAGCGTCCCGGTCGCCGTCGACGGGGAGGCCCTGACCCTGCCCACGCCCGTCACCTGCTCCATCCGCCCGGGCGCGCTACGCGTACGGGTGCCGCGGGAGCGGCCGGGCGCTCCGGCGGCCGGTCCGCCGATGCAGTGGCGGGACGTCCTCGCGCTGGCCTTCGACCGGTCGCGGCCGGGGGCGTGGTGA
- a CDS encoding PLP-dependent aminotransferase family protein: MPSTTSCGYDALTRLPEEPRARCRPRLHRFRLPCFRRRRHRLRRRTARVRRARRLGRGLPVREILALTQRPGIISFAGGLPAPELFDTEGLRAAYDAAFALSARRALQYSTTEGAPELRAAVAARATARGLPAGPDDVLVTSGSQQALALVTAALVEPGDVVLVENPTYLAALQCFGLAGARVVAVPCDDEGVLPDALAELVARERPKLLYTIPTFQNPTGRTLPAARRAAVAEVAARLGLWLVEDDPYGDLRYEGDDLPWLAAHAGAEDRTALLGSFSKTMAPGLRLGWMRAPAALLRAAVVAKQAADLHTATVDQLAAAHYLATVDLDAHISTVRGAYRERRDALQDALSRTLPADCEWNRPEGGMFVWARLPEGHDATALLATAVAHGVAFVPGAPFHTGSPDPRTLRLSFTTHTPAEIAEGVGRLGAALAEYGGAPGRNGGAPGGGRGASRGLSAGARP, from the coding sequence ATGCCGTCTACAACTTCCTGCGGCTACGATGCGCTCACCCGTCTCCCGGAGGAGCCCCGTGCCCGCTGCCGCCCCCGCCTCCACCGCTTCCGCCTCCCCTGCTTCCGCCGCCGTCGCCACCGCCTCCGTCGCCGCACCGCCCGCGTTCGCCGCGCGCGCCGCCTCGGTCGAGGGCTCCCCGTACGCGAGATCCTGGCGCTCACCCAGCGGCCCGGGATCATCTCCTTCGCCGGCGGCCTCCCCGCCCCCGAACTCTTCGACACCGAGGGCCTGCGCGCCGCGTACGACGCCGCCTTCGCGCTGTCGGCGCGCCGGGCGCTCCAGTACTCGACCACCGAGGGAGCGCCGGAGCTCCGCGCCGCCGTCGCGGCGCGCGCCACGGCGCGCGGGCTGCCGGCCGGCCCGGACGACGTACTCGTCACCTCCGGCTCGCAGCAGGCCCTCGCCCTCGTCACAGCGGCTCTGGTCGAGCCGGGCGACGTGGTGCTGGTCGAGAACCCCACCTACCTCGCCGCGCTCCAGTGCTTCGGCCTGGCGGGGGCGCGGGTGGTTGCGGTGCCCTGCGACGACGAGGGCGTACTGCCGGACGCGCTGGCGGAACTCGTCGCGCGGGAGCGGCCGAAGCTGCTCTACACGATCCCCACCTTCCAAAACCCGACGGGCCGTACCCTGCCCGCTGCCCGCCGGGCGGCGGTCGCGGAGGTCGCGGCCCGCCTCGGTCTGTGGCTGGTGGAGGACGACCCGTACGGCGACCTGCGCTACGAGGGCGACGACCTCCCGTGGCTCGCCGCCCACGCGGGTGCGGAGGACCGTACGGCCCTCCTCGGCAGCTTCTCGAAGACCATGGCGCCGGGGCTGCGGCTGGGCTGGATGCGGGCGCCGGCGGCTCTGCTGCGTGCCGCGGTGGTCGCGAAGCAGGCGGCGGACCTGCACACCGCCACGGTGGACCAGCTGGCCGCGGCGCACTACCTCGCGACCGTGGACCTGGACGCGCACATATCCACCGTGCGCGGCGCGTACCGCGAGCGGCGCGACGCCCTGCAGGACGCGCTGAGCCGGACGCTGCCGGCGGACTGCGAGTGGAACCGACCCGAGGGCGGCATGTTCGTGTGGGCCCGGCTGCCGGAGGGCCACGACGCGACGGCCCTGCTGGCCACGGCCGTCGCACACGGCGTCGCCTTCGTCCCGGGCGCCCCCTTCCACACGGGCAGCCCGGACCCGCGCACGCTGCGCCTGTCCTTCACGACGCACACCCCGGCGGAGATCGCCGAGGGAGTCGGGCGCCTCGGCGCGGCGCTGGCGGAGTACGGCGGGGCACCGGGACGGAACGGCGGGGCGCCGGGCGGCGGCCGTGGCGCGTCGCGGGGCCTCAGTGCTGGAGCCCGACCTTGA